A genome region from Candidatus Liberimonas magnetica includes the following:
- a CDS encoding YdeI/OmpD-associated family protein, giving the protein MVVIVDKLKTLYVVNRKDWRAWLELNSSKEKEVWLVYPNKSSGKPRISYNDAVEEALCFGWIDSQLKSVSENSSAQRFSPRNPKSGYSQANKERLKWLLKENLLHPSILDIAKRIIDEKFIFSPDIINAIKSDHLAWENYHRFSDSYRRIRIAYIEAARNRPEEFQKRLTNFIAKTKENKQIGFGGIEKYY; this is encoded by the coding sequence ATGGTTGTTATTGTGGATAAACTTAAAACGCTGTATGTAGTCAACAGAAAAGACTGGCGTGCATGGCTTGAACTAAACTCTAGTAAAGAGAAAGAGGTCTGGCTGGTCTATCCAAACAAGTCTTCAGGAAAACCGCGTATATCATATAACGACGCTGTGGAAGAAGCTTTGTGTTTCGGCTGGATTGATAGCCAACTGAAATCTGTTAGCGAAAATAGTAGCGCACAAAGATTCTCACCAAGAAACCCCAAGAGTGGTTACTCACAAGCTAACAAAGAGAGGTTAAAATGGCTTCTTAAGGAGAATTTACTGCATCCATCAATACTAGATATTGCGAAAAGGATTATTGACGAGAAGTTTATTTTCTCTCCAGATATAATTAATGCAATAAAAAGCGATCATTTGGCATGGGAGAATTATCACAGGTTTTCCGACTCATATAGAAGAATACGTATTGCTTACATTGAAGCAGCGCGGAATCGCCCAGAAGAATTTCAAAAGAGACTTACAAATTTTATTGCAAAGACAAAAGAAAACAAGCAAATAGGCTTTGGTGGGATAGAGAAATACTATTAG
- a CDS encoding toxin produces the protein MKELRWNLLKNERLIKTRGVSFDELVNSKLINILRHPIKENQKIMLFEYKKYIWVVPFVEEENYYFLKTLYPSRKYTKIFKGANK, from the coding sequence ATGAAAGAACTTCGCTGGAACTTGCTTAAAAATGAAAGATTAATAAAAACCAGAGGCGTTTCTTTTGATGAGTTAGTTAATTCAAAGCTTATTAACATATTGAGACATCCGATCAAAGAGAACCAAAAGATAATGCTGTTTGAATATAAAAAATACATATGGGTAGTCCCTTTTGTAGAAGAAGAAAACTACTATTTTCTCAAAACTCTTTACCCCAGTAGAAAATATACCAAAATATTTAAAGGAGCAAACAAATGA
- a CDS encoding DUF2975 domain-containing protein has protein sequence MKKNSTIFLQVIIVVIGIGALAFMLWEPHIEGRNVHATLFEIYFKDPFLAYAYIASISFFVALYQSFVLLGYLGQNKVFSLKSVRALRTIEYCAISLVGFIVAAEAYLFIAVRGKDDIAGGVALGLFMIFVSVVIATTAAVFERLLQRRIGKEGHE, from the coding sequence ATGAAAAAGAACTCAACAATATTTCTTCAGGTAATCATTGTAGTCATCGGCATCGGCGCTCTTGCCTTTATGCTTTGGGAACCCCATATTGAGGGCAGGAACGTGCACGCCACGCTCTTTGAGATTTACTTTAAAGATCCTTTTCTGGCGTATGCGTATATAGCGTCCATTTCATTTTTCGTGGCGTTATATCAATCGTTTGTGTTGCTCGGATACCTCGGACAAAATAAAGTATTCTCACTAAAATCCGTGAGAGCTTTACGTACAATAGAATACTGTGCGATATCTCTTGTTGGTTTTATTGTAGCTGCAGAAGCCTACCTATTTATAGCTGTGCGCGGCAAGGATGACATAGCGGGTGGTGTTGCTTTGGGTCTCTTTATGATTTTTGTCTCTGTTGTAATCGCTACTACCGCGGCCGTGTTTGAAAGACTTTTACAAAGGAGAATAGGGAAAGAAGGTCACGAGTAA
- a CDS encoding BrnA antitoxin family protein: protein MNKQYDFSNATKNPYFKKLKKQITIRLDHETISYFKGLANEYGMPYQNLINLYLSECAHSHKKLLFKWAA, encoded by the coding sequence ATGAATAAACAATACGATTTTAGCAATGCAACAAAGAATCCATACTTCAAAAAACTGAAAAAACAAATTACCATTCGTCTTGACCATGAAACCATTAGTTATTTCAAGGGTTTAGCAAATGAGTATGGAATGCCATACCAAAATTTAATTAATTTGTATCTTAGCGAATGTGCTCATTCGCACAAAAAACTTCTATTCAAATGGGCTGCTTAA
- a CDS encoding BrnT family toxin, translating into MKHIEFEWDKKKDNSNKKKHGISFEEAKTIFYDPNALLIHDPSHSDHEDRFIMLGVSRILRLLVVCHCYRKDDEIIRIISARKANKKEQKQYKEKLS; encoded by the coding sequence ATGAAGCACATTGAATTTGAATGGGACAAGAAAAAAGATAATAGCAATAAAAAGAAACATGGAATATCTTTTGAAGAAGCAAAAACAATATTTTATGACCCCAATGCTTTATTGATACATGATCCATCACATTCTGACCATGAAGACCGTTTTATTATGCTTGGCGTAAGCCGTATTTTACGATTGTTAGTTGTTTGCCATTGCTATAGAAAAGATGATGAGATAATTAGAATTATTTCAGCTAGAAAAGCAAACAAAAAAGAACAAAAACAATATAAGGAGAAATTGTCATGA
- a CDS encoding integron integrase, whose product MDKTILPEFQAFLLLKRLVKEKSVSYYASWVSKFIGFSNTNEKLNDTGSIDSLIGEFISSLGNGNKIEEWQLQQARDAVNLYINNYLKGDTSSVLPNRTLEMLHAAMDYSGVLNRMKTALEVKHYAYKTERSYLDWAKRFFEYVSKTNRKDAAISAISQNDVKDYLTHLALHHKVAASTQNQAFNALLFLLKNVLDADTNDLAKTVRAKRGPKLPVVLSVEEVQKLLDGMEGENKLIAQLLYGAGLRLMEVARLRVKDIDFSSNLLFVRSAKGDKDRTTVLPGMIKEDLQLQLQKVKELHEKDIALGHGEVYMPDALSRKYPNAGKTIGWQYVFPAAKLSVDPRSAKVRRHHIGEKSIQIAIQKAVRNAGIVKPASVHTLRHSFATHLLLNGTNVRQIQDLLGHKHLETTMIYTHVVRNMYNAPQSPLDVLQNKLKSENKQS is encoded by the coding sequence ATGGACAAAACAATTTTGCCGGAATTTCAGGCGTTTTTGTTGTTAAAAAGGCTTGTGAAAGAAAAAAGTGTGAGTTATTATGCGTCTTGGGTAAGCAAATTCATTGGATTTTCTAACACAAATGAAAAACTTAATGATACAGGAAGCATAGATTCTTTGATAGGCGAGTTTATAAGCTCTCTTGGCAACGGGAACAAAATTGAAGAGTGGCAGTTGCAGCAGGCAAGGGACGCAGTAAATCTGTATATCAACAATTATCTCAAAGGTGACACTTCAAGCGTCCTGCCAAACAGAACGCTTGAAATGCTGCATGCTGCTATGGATTATTCAGGTGTACTTAACCGCATGAAAACTGCTTTAGAAGTAAAACACTACGCTTATAAAACGGAACGGTCGTACCTGGACTGGGCTAAAAGATTTTTTGAGTATGTATCTAAAACAAACAGAAAAGATGCGGCAATCAGCGCGATAAGCCAGAATGATGTAAAGGACTATTTAACCCATTTGGCGCTGCATCATAAAGTTGCCGCTTCGACACAAAACCAGGCTTTTAACGCTCTTCTTTTTCTTTTAAAAAACGTGCTTGATGCGGACACAAACGATCTTGCTAAAACTGTGCGCGCCAAACGCGGCCCAAAACTTCCTGTTGTGTTGAGTGTTGAAGAGGTGCAGAAGCTGCTTGACGGGATGGAAGGGGAAAACAAGCTTATAGCCCAGCTTCTGTATGGTGCTGGCTTGAGGCTTATGGAAGTAGCGCGCTTAAGGGTAAAAGACATTGATTTTTCATCGAATTTGCTGTTTGTGCGTAGTGCCAAGGGTGATAAAGACAGAACAACTGTTTTGCCGGGAATGATTAAGGAAGACTTGCAGCTGCAACTTCAAAAAGTGAAAGAGCTGCATGAGAAAGATATCGCGCTAGGGCACGGTGAGGTTTATATGCCCGATGCCTTAAGCAGAAAATATCCCAATGCAGGGAAAACCATTGGCTGGCAGTATGTGTTTCCGGCAGCAAAGCTTTCGGTTGATCCGCGCTCCGCTAAGGTGAGGCGTCATCATATTGGCGAAAAATCAATCCAAATTGCAATTCAAAAAGCAGTCAGGAATGCAGGTATTGTTAAACCCGCCTCTGTGCACACCCTGCGCCACAGCTTTGCAACGCATCTATTGTTGAACGGAACTAACGTTCGCCAGATACAAGACCTGCTTGGACATAAACACCTTGAAACAACTATGATATACACCCATGTTGTACGCAACATGTACAATGCTCCACAAAGCCCGCTGGATGTGCTGCAGAATAAATTAAAAAGTGAAAATAA